DNA from Candidatus Woesearchaeota archaeon:
TTGATGAGATTATATATTGAAGCAACAGGAAACGTAAGTATATGTGGAAGGTGGTCGGGAAGCAACAGATATCAACTAGGAAATATTAATAATCAATCAATAAAAGATATTATTGCTGACAATCATGTAATTGACGAAATAAAAAATAAAAATAAAATGACTTGCGATAATTGCGATTGTGTTTATTTTAATAAGGCAATGGTATTTGTTGAAGAAAATTATAAAAAAAATAATCGAATAGAATTTCTAGAAAAATGAACAAAAAAGAAACAAAAGGAATAAATCCATTCATTAGTGAAATTTTAATGTTAAATAATAAATTTAAAGCTGCTGAGAGATATTATGAAAGATTAATATGGCATGAAGATAACTTCAAAAAAACTCTCGAAGGAGACTTTTTAAATATTAAACCAATTACTGTTGACTTCATACTAAATAATGAATGTAACTACTCTTGTCGAGGTTGTACCTTCGATTTTATACGAAAACAGCAACAAGGCATGGCGCGCAAAAGTATGACTGAAGAAAATATTACCATACTTATTTCTAAATTAAAAAACGCAGGTACAAAATCATTAATTTTCTCAGGAGGAGGTGAACCTACAATCCACCGAAAACTAGTGCACGCAATGAGTCTTGCGAAACAAGAAGGTTTCGATGTATCACTATATACAAATGGAAGTTATCAAAAAGAAAATCTCTCAGAAAAAATAATTGGTG
Protein-coding regions in this window:
- a CDS encoding SPASM domain-containing protein produces the protein LMRLYIEATGNVSICGRWSGSNRYQLGNINNQSIKDIIADNHVIDEIKNKNKMTCDNCDCVYFNKAMVFVEENYKKNNRIEFLEK
- a CDS encoding radical SAM protein is translated as MNKKETKGINPFISEILMLNNKFKAAERYYERLIWHEDNFKKTLEGDFLNIKPITVDFILNNECNYSCRGCTFDFIRKQQQGMARKSMTEENITILISKLKNAGTKSLIFSGGGEPTIHRKLVHAMSLAKQEGFDVSLYTNGSYQKENLSEKIIGVEPTYVRVSLNAGKKMHQEFHRTKKIIMELS